The following proteins come from a genomic window of Nostoc sp. TCL26-01:
- a CDS encoding glycosyltransferase family 1 protein — MVDYVSSNKLIINLSILLSQPTGISNYAKNIFPYLKLLKPTLLTSQNYSEFKCYLVPDNLTPKHGTRGHFHRLMWTQFRLPRIYQQFQSQLLFSPLPEAPLYNNCRFVVMCHDLIPLRFPRRFSPLTQYHRYYVPQVLTQAQHIVCNSEATAKDIVDFYRIPASKITAIPLAHDRLHFRHLNIPTRNYFLYIGRQDAYKNLQRLINAFAALSKSSDYELWLVGPTDGRYTPLLQTQVAELGITHRVKFLDYVPYAQLPIIINQAIALVFPSLWEGFGFPVLEAMACGTPVITSNLSSLPEVAGDAAILVNPYNTDEITQAMRMIADDVELRSHLSIQGMARANQFSWEKTGKATVDVLSRYL, encoded by the coding sequence ATGGTAGATTATGTCTCATCGAATAAATTAATAATCAATTTATCTATACTGTTATCTCAACCAACTGGAATCAGTAACTATGCTAAAAATATTTTTCCTTATTTAAAATTACTTAAGCCCACTTTATTAACATCTCAAAATTATTCTGAGTTTAAATGCTATCTTGTACCAGATAATTTGACTCCTAAGCATGGTACAAGAGGACACTTCCATCGGTTGATGTGGACACAATTTCGATTGCCTAGAATTTATCAACAGTTTCAATCCCAATTACTGTTTTCACCTTTACCAGAAGCACCTCTTTACAACAACTGTCGCTTTGTGGTTATGTGTCATGACTTGATACCGTTGCGCTTTCCGAGACGGTTTTCACCGTTGACACAATATCATCGCTATTACGTTCCGCAAGTATTGACGCAGGCGCAACATATTGTTTGTAACTCTGAAGCTACAGCTAAGGATATTGTTGACTTTTACCGAATTCCCGCGAGTAAAATCACTGCCATTCCTTTAGCACACGATCGCCTACATTTTCGCCATCTTAATATACCAACTCGCAACTACTTTCTCTACATCGGCAGGCAAGATGCTTACAAAAATCTACAACGATTAATCAACGCCTTTGCCGCATTATCCAAGAGTAGCGACTATGAACTATGGTTAGTCGGCCCTACTGATGGACGTTACACACCACTTTTACAGACGCAAGTTGCCGAACTGGGGATAACCCACCGTGTTAAGTTTTTGGATTATGTCCCCTACGCTCAACTACCCATTATTATTAACCAAGCGATCGCTCTTGTGTTCCCTAGTCTTTGGGAAGGTTTTGGTTTTCCGGTTCTAGAAGCAATGGCTTGTGGTACTCCGGTGATTACCTCTAACTTGTCATCCTTACCGGAAGTTGCTGGTGATGCAGCGATTTTGGTTAATCCCTACAACACAGATGAAATTACCCAAGCCATGCGGATGATTGCTGATGATGTAGAATTGCGATCGCATTTATCTATTCAAGGTATGGCTAGGGCCAATCAATTTAGTTGGGAAAAAACTGGCAAAGCGACTGTAGATGTCCTATCTCGTTATTTATAA
- a CDS encoding GDP-mannose 4,6-dehydratase: protein MTKKALITGLTGQDGSYLAELLLTKGYQVFGLVRRSSTSNLERIHHLSGSVQILSGDLLDQSSLMDVISECQPDEIYNLASQSYVPLSWTQPALTAEYTALGVSRLLESIRRCKADARFYQASSSEVFGQPDESPQTERTAFRPRNPYGVAKAYAHWMTINYRQQYNLYGCCGITYTHESPRRGAEFVFRKITQTAAQIKLGLASELKLGNLDARRDWCYAQDAVYAMWLMLQQDEPDDYIIASGETYSVKQLVECAFNCVGLNWQDYVSVDPTFYRPDEPVQLVGSVDKIKTKLGWQPQHTFEKMVELMVDYDLKKLSNGGV, encoded by the coding sequence ATGACCAAAAAAGCTCTAATTACAGGTTTAACAGGACAAGATGGCTCTTATTTAGCTGAACTCCTTTTAACGAAAGGCTACCAAGTGTTTGGCTTAGTTCGCCGTTCTAGCACCAGCAACCTAGAGCGCATTCATCATCTCTCAGGTAGCGTCCAAATTTTATCTGGCGATCTTTTAGATCAATCTTCTTTAATGGATGTGATTAGCGAGTGTCAACCCGACGAAATTTATAATCTCGCTTCCCAAAGCTACGTTCCTCTCTCTTGGACACAACCAGCCCTCACAGCTGAATATACAGCCCTTGGTGTTTCTCGCCTTTTAGAATCTATCCGGCGCTGCAAGGCGGATGCTCGATTCTACCAAGCATCTAGTAGTGAAGTTTTTGGTCAACCCGACGAATCACCTCAAACCGAACGTACTGCTTTTCGTCCCCGAAACCCTTACGGTGTCGCCAAAGCCTACGCCCACTGGATGACAATTAACTATCGCCAACAATACAATTTATATGGTTGTTGCGGCATTACCTACACCCACGAATCACCGCGACGTGGTGCAGAATTTGTGTTTCGCAAAATTACGCAGACAGCAGCCCAAATTAAACTCGGTTTAGCAAGTGAATTAAAATTAGGCAATCTTGATGCTCGTCGTGATTGGTGCTACGCGCAAGATGCTGTTTACGCTATGTGGTTGATGTTGCAACAAGACGAACCCGATGATTACATTATTGCTAGTGGTGAAACCTACTCGGTAAAACAATTGGTTGAGTGCGCTTTTAACTGCGTTGGTTTAAATTGGCAAGATTATGTATCTGTTGACCCCACTTTTTATCGTCCTGATGAACCAGTACAGTTAGTTGGCTCTGTTGATAAAATCAAGACTAAATTAGGTTGGCAACCTCAACATACTTTTGAGAAAATGGTTGAGTTAATGGTTGATTATGACCTAAAAAAATTAAGCAACGGCGGAGTCTGA
- a CDS encoding glycosyltransferase family 1 protein produces the protein MLKVVIDATPIDPKPSGVGFYVFNLICALNSLQTAEKFQLGIVYQPGLKNWLKRDFSFPDYLKPYSENYFLPLPVRISDLLLNLQFKPGLSYFEQYLGEPDILHGTNYSVYPCNQSLKVMNIYDLTFVRYPNYINSVVKTYTTKIKRCLQWTDLVLTISESSKRDIVEYLQVEPEKVYVTPLASRYNDDYLFNTDNDFLEKQANYDFSKPYLLFVSTIEPRKNIHGIITAFNWLKEKYKIEHQLVLVGKKGWNYEPIFKAIENSPWKNEIHHLDYLSDELVALFYTKADVFVYPSHYEGFGLPVLEAMTLGVPVVTSNASSIPEVTGDAAILIEPNDYTQLAEAILQVISDSQLRQDLITKGRERAKLFSWERTAKQTLNAYRSLI, from the coding sequence ATGTTAAAAGTTGTCATTGATGCCACCCCTATAGATCCAAAACCAAGTGGGGTTGGCTTTTATGTTTTTAATTTAATATGTGCATTAAATTCACTACAAACAGCAGAAAAATTTCAGTTAGGAATAGTATATCAACCAGGGTTAAAAAATTGGCTGAAGCGTGACTTTAGTTTTCCTGATTATTTGAAACCATATAGTGAAAACTATTTCCTGCCTTTACCGGTGAGAATATCAGATTTACTACTAAATTTACAATTTAAACCTGGATTATCTTACTTTGAACAATATTTGGGTGAACCAGATATATTACATGGGACAAATTACTCAGTTTATCCTTGTAATCAGAGTTTAAAAGTGATGAATATATATGATCTGACTTTTGTGAGGTATCCTAATTATATAAACTCAGTTGTCAAAACATATACGACAAAAATCAAGAGATGCTTACAATGGACAGACCTAGTTTTAACTATTTCCGAAAGCTCAAAAAGAGACATTGTTGAATATCTACAAGTAGAGCCAGAAAAAGTTTATGTGACACCTTTAGCTAGTCGTTACAATGATGATTATTTATTTAACACAGATAATGATTTCTTAGAAAAGCAAGCAAACTATGATTTTTCTAAACCATATTTACTCTTTGTCAGTACTATAGAACCGAGGAAAAATATTCATGGGATAATCACCGCTTTTAATTGGTTGAAGGAAAAATATAAAATTGAACATCAATTAGTGTTAGTTGGTAAAAAAGGATGGAATTATGAACCAATATTTAAAGCTATAGAAAATTCTCCTTGGAAAAATGAAATTCACCATCTTGACTACTTATCTGATGAATTAGTAGCACTGTTTTATACAAAAGCTGACGTTTTTGTTTATCCTTCTCATTATGAAGGATTTGGTCTGCCTGTATTGGAAGCTATGACTTTAGGTGTACCAGTTGTTACGTCTAACGCCTCATCTATACCAGAAGTAACAGGAGATGCTGCTATCCTAATTGAGCCAAATGATTATACTCAGTTAGCAGAAGCAATATTGCAGGTAATTAGTGATTCTCAATTACGACAGGATTTAATTACCAAAGGTAGAGAAAGAGCCAAATTATTTTCTTGGGAAAGAACAGCAAAGCAAACATTAAATGCCTATAGAAGCTTAATTTAA